The Bradyrhizobium barranii subsp. barranii genome segment CCGCGCTGCTCCTTGAGCCAATCCCGCCATTCCTTCCTGTTCGCGTTGTACGCGAACCCGCCAACGGTGGCCGGGCGCATGACTGTATCGTCATCGAACGGCTCGCCAGCGACCGCCTTGTGCACGAAACGGCCGAGCACGATCGCCTCGGTCTCGGTCTCGCCGTCTTCGCGATCGGGATTGAGCGACGATTTATCGAAGGCGTGCTTTGGTGACTTGTTAACGATGTGCCGAAACATCGACGATGAGACGCTGATCGCATCGCAAAGGTCGGCGCGGTGATAGTCGTGCAGCGGGATATCCCGATAAACGCCGGGCACCGTGATCGTTTTCCCGTCCCACCGGAGCGACTGCATGCCGACCTCCCTAAGCCTTGCAGCGTTGCAAGGAACGCACAGAAACCAATCCCACCGGTCCCAAGGTGCACTTGGAGCGCGGCATCGATGATGCTTTTGTCGGGTGTGAGGGCCGCCCGCTGGTAGTCCGCAGGCGGTGCGCCGTGGTGATCAGGTCAGTGCGTTATTGTTTGCTTCAATCTGCCTGTCATCGCGATTGTCCGCCCGCTTCGATCAAGCTGTCAACATGCGCGATCAAAAAAAGCGGGTACGGATCAACTTCAACGTGCTGTCGAAATTGCTGCCACCAACCAATGAACTCGCGGCGAGTTGTCAGCGTTCGTTCGCATTTGTCCGCCGGTCCTGAGTTACGCAATTGGTGGGTACGGGCCGCAGAAAACAGATGACGATGACGCGAAGCAGTGACTATTAAAACGACCGTCGTGCTTCGCGACAAACGGGGCGGCCCGATGGTCTATCAATCGACATGGGATGATGCGGCTGAACAAACCCTGCGGCGCTGGGTCGCCGAGGGCGCGTCGTCGTCGGTGATCGCCGATGCGATGCATCGCACGCGCAGTGCGGTCTCCGGGAAAATCTCACGCCTCAAGCTTAAACGTCCCGAGGGCCAGTCGCCGATGACTAAAGCCATCACCAAGCAGCCGCCGAAAGCCGAGGCGTCGGTCGCCCTGGCGCGCAAGCTCGCGCCGATCGAGGCCGTCAACAGCAAGCCCGTGCCCTTCCTGCAAGCCAAACGCTTCCACTGCCGCGCCGTGCTGAACGAGCGCGGCGAGGACGGTCTCGCCATGTTCTGCGGCGCCAAGAAGCGGCCCGGCTCGTCATGGTGCCCGAAGCACCATCGCCTGTTCGTCAACTACGGGAGGGCCTGATGCCCGGGGCTCCGATGCGACCACGCGCGGCCCGGCGATGATCCCAATTCGCCGAGGCCCCGCAACGCAAAGGGACCTTTCATATGGCGAAGCCAGCAGCAACGCAGACGAACGATTTCGACCCCGAGATCGTGCAGGAAATCCTCGGCAAGATCGACGGCTATCATGCCGATCTCGCGTCCGAGCGCGGGTCATCGATGGCCCGGTGCCGCAACATCCGCGAGAGCATCAACGCCTGCTTCAAGGAAGGGAAGGCGCGCGGCATCCCGACCAAGGAGCTTCGGTCGCTCGTCAAGATCAGGATCAACGAGGCCAAGAACCGCGAGATTTACGAGGAGCTTGAACAGGATCAGCAGCACATCCTCTCGATGCTCGCGACCGCCGAGGGTGTGAAGGATTTGCCGCTCTGGCGGGCGGCGGCGATGTCCGCCGTTAATGGTGCCGATAGCGCCACCGCTCATTAGCGGAGGCGCGGCATGGACCCGCGCATTCTGGCGCTCGATCTCGCATCCCGCACCGGCTGGGCCTGCGGCAATCCCTCTGAGGATCGCCCACGTTCGGGCTCAGTGCGTTTTGCGCGCCAGGGCGCCAGTCTTGGCACGGTCTATTCGGCATGCCGACAGTGGCTCGCCGATTTCCTTACCGCCAATCCCGACGTGCGGCTGATCGTATTCGAGGCGCCGATGGCGCCCCAGCACATGGCGGGCTTCACCACCGCGCACATCATCCGCGTGCTGATCGGGCTTTGCGCCGTGGTGGAGGAATTCGGCCACTCAGGCGGCTATGACGTGCGCGAGGCGAAAGTCTCGGAAGTTCGCGAGCATTTCCTCGGCACCAACCGGATCAAGCGGAAGGAAGCGAAGTCGGCGACGATCGATGCATGCAATCGGCTCGGCTGGGCGCCGTGCGATGACAACGCCGCCGACGCACTCGCCCTCTGGCACTATCAAGCCTCGGTCTTCGACCCGAAGCTCGCGCTGCAAACCTCACCACTGTTCCGGCGGAGGATTGCATGAACGCGGGCGGGATTGTCCTGTCGCTCTGCGATCGAACCGGCACCATGGTGCTGCCGTGGATCGAGGCGGGCTATTCGGCGATCACCGTCGATCTCCAACCGGCGCCGCGCGAGCACCATCGCCGCCATCACATCGTCGCCGACATCACGCAATGGCGCTATCCCGCGCATCTGCCGCGCCCCGTCATCGTCTTCGCATTTCCGCCGTGCTCGCATCTCGCGGTCTCGGGCGCCCGCTGGTTCAAGGGTAAGGGCCTCGGCGCCCTGATCCATGCGCTGCAAGTGGTCGATGCCTGTCGGCGCGTCTGCGAGGACAGCGGCGCGCCCTACATGATCGAGAACCCGGTCTCGACCCTTTCGACCTACTGGCGCGATCCCGACTACACGTTCGATCCCTGCGGCTACAGCGACCCCTATACGAAGCAAACGTGCCTGTGGGTCGGCGGCGGGTTCGTCATGCCCGAGAAGGTCCAGATCGGTGATCTGTTCGCCGAGCCGACGTGCGTCGAGCCGGTGCTGGGCTCCGCAATCCTCAATTTCTCACCGACTGCCGATCGCGCCGACACCCGCAGCATCACGCCGCCAGGTTTCGCGACCGCCGTCTATCGAGCCAATGCCGGGAGGGTCTGATGGCGCGCATCAGGACGATCAAGCCCGAGTTTCCGCAATCTGAGACCATCGGCAAGCTGTCCCGGGATGCGCGCCTGCTGTTCATCCAATTGTGGACCCTCGCCGATGACGAAGGGAGGGCTCGCGCGGCCTCGCGAATGCTCGCGAGCCTTCTCTACCCATACGATGACGATGCGCCGGGGCTCATGGACGGCTGGCTCGCCGAACTTGAGCGTCATGGTTGCATCACCCGTTACGTGGTTGAGGGCTCCACCTATCTGCAAATCGATAACTGGCTGAAACACCAGAAGATTGATCGCCCGACGCCCTCGCGTTTGCCGGTTGTCAGCGAGGCTACGCGATTGCTCGCGAGCCCTCGCGAGGCTTCATCGACGGACCTTGGACCTAGGACCGTGGACCATGGACCTAGGACCGAGGACCATGCCGCGCCGATTGGGGCGCGCTCGGGCTCTGGCGAATTGGACTTCGGCGAGACGGTCCCGCCGCCGCGACCGGCCAAGGTGCCACCGCCGTCTGACGCGGAGACCGAACTGTTCCGGCGCGGCAAGGAAGTCCTCGGCAGTGCTGCGGGAGGCCTCGTCTCGCGATTGCTCAAAGCGAAGGGCGGCAAGGTCCCGCTGGCGCGGGCGGCGATCGAACAGGCGTCCACCAAGCACGATCCCCGCGAATACATCGGCGCCATCATCCGGGCCCCGCCCGAGCATGAGCCGCCAAGGGTGGTGCAGCCATGACGCGCCGCCTGTCGCTGGATGAGGTGCTGCGGATGTTCGCCCGGATCGGCTTCGACCCGCGCTCGCATAGCGGCACCCACGAACTCCGCTGCCCGGCCTGCTCACATCTGCGGCGCAAGAAGACCCACAAGTGCCTGTCCATCCGCTGCGATGCGGACGGCTTTTTCTTCCGCTGTTTCCACTGCGACGAATTCCATGGGAGCTATCGCTATGACGACGCTCGCGACGCGACACGTCGAGTTCTTCGAGGCCCGGGGGATATCGCCCGAGCTGGCCGCCAAGTTCGAGATTTATACGGGTACTCTCGTCGGTGAGAAGCCGAACCGGCATGTCGTCGCCAACCCGAGCGGCAACATCCTCGTCTATCCGTTCATCGAGCACGGCGTCGTCGTGAACGAGAAATATCGCACCGAGCGCGATGGCGAGAAGTTCTTCTGGCATCGCAAGGGCGGCAAGCGGACGTTCTGGAACGCCGACGTGCTCGATGACCCGCTTCTG includes the following:
- a CDS encoding GcrA family cell cycle regulator — its product is MTIKTTVVLRDKRGGPMVYQSTWDDAAEQTLRRWVAEGASSSVIADAMHRTRSAVSGKISRLKLKRPEGQSPMTKAITKQPPKAEASVALARKLAPIEAVNSKPVPFLQAKRFHCRAVLNERGEDGLAMFCGAKKRPGSSWCPKHHRLFVNYGRA